One Micromonospora sp. WMMD812 genomic window carries:
- a CDS encoding alpha-amylase family protein — MHRRRCRAAILAAGLLASLIVPTAATAPPAAAAPSGTKKVIVQLFEWNWPSVAAECQSTLGPKGYGYVQVSPPQEHVRGAQWWVAYQPVSYRIESRKGTRAQFQSMVNTCHAAGVKVIVDAVVNHMSGQDAGGTGWAGSTYGHYDYPGSYQSQDFHHCGRNGNDDIVNYHDRYEVQNCELVNLADLRTESDYVRGRLAAYLNDLLALGVDGFRMDASKHMPAADIAAIRARLSRPAYLVQEVIHGAGEPIQPTEYTGNGDVHEFRYGKDLARVFRSERLAYLRNFGEGWGHLPSGPAAVFVDNHDTQRDGGVLTYRDRGIYALANAFMLAWPYGSPTVMSSYTFGNRDQGPPSDGGNKTLNTTCYSGWECEHRWPVIANMVGFRNATEGAGVANWYDNGNNHIAFSRAGKGYLTVNDEDQAITGRSYYTGLPAGRYCDVIHGTFGNGSCSGPVITVDGNGWFTANVPAHDAVAIHVGARL, encoded by the coding sequence ATGCATCGACGCCGATGCCGCGCGGCGATCCTCGCCGCCGGCCTGCTCGCCAGCCTGATCGTCCCGACCGCCGCCACGGCACCCCCGGCCGCGGCGGCCCCCAGCGGCACCAAGAAGGTCATCGTCCAGCTCTTCGAGTGGAACTGGCCGTCGGTCGCCGCCGAGTGCCAGAGCACCCTCGGCCCGAAGGGCTACGGCTACGTCCAGGTCTCCCCGCCCCAGGAGCACGTCCGCGGCGCCCAGTGGTGGGTGGCGTACCAGCCGGTCAGCTACCGGATCGAGTCACGCAAGGGCACCCGCGCCCAGTTCCAGTCCATGGTGAACACCTGCCACGCCGCCGGCGTGAAGGTGATCGTCGACGCGGTGGTCAACCACATGTCCGGGCAGGACGCCGGCGGCACCGGATGGGCGGGCTCGACCTACGGGCACTACGACTACCCGGGCAGCTACCAGTCCCAGGACTTCCACCACTGCGGCCGGAACGGCAACGACGACATCGTCAACTACCACGACCGGTACGAGGTGCAGAACTGCGAACTGGTCAATCTCGCCGACCTGCGGACGGAGTCCGACTACGTGCGGGGTCGGCTCGCCGCGTACCTCAACGACCTGCTCGCGCTCGGTGTCGACGGGTTCCGGATGGACGCGAGCAAGCACATGCCGGCCGCCGACATCGCGGCCATCCGGGCGCGGCTCTCCCGCCCGGCGTACCTCGTGCAGGAGGTCATCCACGGCGCGGGCGAGCCGATCCAGCCGACCGAGTACACCGGCAACGGGGACGTGCACGAGTTCCGCTACGGCAAGGACCTGGCCCGGGTGTTCCGTTCCGAGCGGCTGGCGTACCTGCGCAACTTCGGTGAGGGCTGGGGTCACCTGCCGAGCGGCCCGGCGGCGGTCTTCGTGGACAACCACGACACCCAGCGCGACGGTGGCGTGCTGACCTACCGCGACCGGGGGATCTACGCGCTGGCCAACGCCTTCATGCTGGCCTGGCCGTACGGCTCCCCCACCGTGATGTCGAGCTACACCTTCGGCAACCGCGACCAGGGCCCGCCCTCGGACGGCGGCAACAAGACGCTGAACACCACCTGCTACTCCGGCTGGGAATGCGAACACCGCTGGCCGGTGATCGCCAACATGGTCGGGTTCCGCAACGCCACCGAGGGCGCCGGCGTCGCCAACTGGTACGACAACGGCAACAACCACATCGCGTTCAGCCGGGCCGGGAAGGGCTACCTCACCGTCAACGACGAGGACCAGGCGATCACCGGGCGGTCGTACTACACCGGCCTGCCCGCCGGCCGCTACTGCGACGTCATCCACGGCACCTTCGGAAACGGCTCGTGCAGCGGGCCAGTGATCACGGTGGACGGCAACGGCTGGTTCACGGCGAACGTCCCGGCGCACGACGCGGTCGCCATCCACGTCGGCGCCCGCCTCTGA